The region GAATGCAttctgtttttgaattttgaatttccCAAATTGTTAACCATCCAGTACATGTGGGGTTTCTTGCCGTTTTGTCCGCTAGACGGCGCTACGTTTAGAGTAACAGCTGAGCGAATAATAGCAGTCTATGGTAAGCTCCAGTGCGTTGTTTTCCTACCGCTTCCGAACCTCGCATCTGTGCTTCCTGGGGTTAAGAGAGCGTGCGGTCGGCCATATTGTCTCTGATACAGCAGAAATCTCCAGTGTCGACAAGATACCGGTGAAAAGAACGGAACTCACAGCCTTCCCGAGGAAGGGGTCCGCACGGGGAAGTTTACGAGAAGGTAGCGACctacaaatattggcactggaAACGAGGAAGCTGTTTATAGTAGGTAGGTAGTTAGCCGAGTTAACTTAACGTAGAGATATTTCGCAAGCTAACATTTCCTGTTGATTAGAAGCTAAACTTAGCTGGCTTGCTAGCGAGGTAACAGGCGGCATCCGGCGCGTATTGGGCGAGGTAATTGTGATGACGAGCTAGCACTGTGGCTCCACAGTTAGCTAACTGGTTTTCTGGAATGTGTTGCCAGCTTAGTTCGTTCTATtgtactgcattgtgttaaGATATAGTTATTAGTTGGCGAAGTAATGTGTAAATGGACCACTCTCATCGACTATAATCTGTCGAGTTAACTAGAATATAACTTAAAACGTAAATTTGTATTAGCTAAGCTAGTCGCTTGTTTGCTAGCTATTGTAGCTAGCCAGCGAGTTTACTGGACTTGCCGGGGCCCTGGCGATCACTCATTTGCCTGTAAGGCCTTGTCGTAACTAGACTAGCTGACATTACCGTGGTCAGACCGCAGTATTCTTGCAAAGAAGTTAGCTATTGCATACCTGCCATTAGTTTATCCGTTTTGTTGCATGGCGAGGTTTGGTTAACCTGGTTTATTTTGCCTAGTTGAGGTAACGTAGTGAAGATTATGGTAGACGATCTCAGATTTGTTGCAGTATTCTGATGCATCGTGTAAATTGGCATGTCACTTGCTATACTGGTAGTTAGAGTAATACAATTATATTATTCGTAATATTGTTGAACTGATATATGGGTATAAGCACGCTAGCATGGTATTGTAGCCGATAGCTCAGTTTATCCGTTTTTCACTGGATAGACTGCAAGCACCACGGTAATAACTTGCATATTCAAGCGTGCATAGAAAGATGCTTTTCGAGAAGGGTAGCAAGCAACTGAAAACCATATTTTAACGATCACGCTTTGCGCAATGCCGGCATTTATTGCTGCCAAGGCAGTTTTGGAAAGGTTATCGACGTGTTAACGTTAGTTGGCTAGTCTAATAATATATCTCCATTTCAGACTTGCGCATCTGCAATAACATACTGCTAGCACATCCGTATGATTGAGCTGATTGGGGTGCAAGCTTGTTGAAGCTAGATATGGGGCAGGTTGATTCTTAGCATAACCTAGCTAATAATTGCTTTGACTGTGCAATGTTTGTTTTCCGGGGGATTCGGTTTTAAAGACGGCCGAGGTTCAGTCATTTTTGTAACTCGACTGCAACCAACTGACGTATTCCCCCCTTTCAAGTTGATTACGTGACTCCTTGAGTAATCcgattttaattgttttaatttttctgtcTTTATCTTATAAAATCAACACGGTTAATAATTGAGgtcttgttttgattttatttttactagtGACTACCGCACTACAGTTGCGTAAGACTGTTGTACTTTGCATTCCTCGCATTGTATTCCTCATTTTTTGAGTTAATGTGTGTTGAGAATCAAACCGTTGACCAGCTGTCCTTTGAACAGTCCAACCAGAAGTCATGGTGATTGTGCTCTCGTTAATCCATTGCTTGGACCCTTTACCCTCTACATTTAATGCAGAAGAGATACCTAACTGTAATTGATTGCCTTGCATGTTCTTTTTTGAGCTCGATTGCTTTGTGTTGGTAGGTTTTGTGGTGCTCACAACGTTCTCAGCGTTAGTATACTGTGTTTTCTACATCAGCTAATATATCCGAACATTTTACCCAGTGGCATTGATTAGGAACACGTCACCTCCTTATGcgcaactgtttggaacatggTCTTGGTATCTGTAATCCATCAAACCGTAAGTCAGGGCTctacataacatttttttccatggaCCACATGTGCTCCTAATTTGAAGAATTTAGGAGCAGACTTGTGCATCTAAATTAGTGCTCCTAAataatttttccagttagcacacaacAGTTTTCAGGACTAAATGCTCCTAACATGGGAACACTAGATTCCTGTATGTGCTTCCAGTTATTTCTAGGTTGATATATAAACCTTTGTATTTATGGCTTTGTCAGGCGATGCACGTTTGAAAggtaaaattagaattttttggCTCAAAGTGAATTGGAAGCTGCCTGAAAGAGTTCATATCTGTtcgtttgacttttttttggtaTGGAGCACTTACTGCTGGTCTCCCAGTCTCAGAAGTTGGAAGTTTGGCTATGCAGTTCCTTCGCAAAGGATGCAGTTGCATACACACAATTTGCGTACATACATGTTATTTCTCCTCATTTAACCCCCTGTGTGCACAGTGCTTGCTGTAGTATTACATGGTAGTGTCTATAAACAATTAGAACAGAACATTATACTACCATTGTACTTTCAAGAACTTCAGTGAGTGGTTAGTCTGTATCGTATTCAGATTAGGCTAATTAAGGGTTACCATGGTTTCCCTTCTCTCAATTCGCTGTAATGTTTAGAGGCACTGGGTTCCCAATATTGTGTTATCATCCTGAACTGTTAATTTTTCCACAATTCTGTTAGTAGATGATcccttttttcttctgtcttttaATATTTTAGAGCCACTGTGCCACCCGTGGCCCCCCCTGCTCCTggccggccccccccccccttcccctcccctctcatcGGCGTGTTACCGGGGGAACGACTGCGAGCCGAGCTCCCCAGCGACTCCCATCCTTTTGCCACAGGACACGCCCCCCGCCTACTCTGCCAAGCTGTCGGACATGTCGGGGCCTGTGCCGAGTCGGGCCCGGGTTTACACCGAGGTGAACACACACCGGCCCCGGGAGTACTGGGACTACGAGTCCCACGTGGTGGAATGGGGGTAAGCCGAGAGCCGAAATTCACCCGCTCGTTGCGTTTGCGCACCGTCGAAACGACGCCCTTCTTACACGTTTAGGCTTTGCCGTCATTCAGAAAGAAGATAAATGGCTCAAGCAGCTGTCTGTAACGCCGATGGCTCTGCACAATGGGTGGAACCCAAAGTGCAATGCCGTGATTGGCTAAAAGCGGCAGATCATCAATCGGACTATCTATCAAGCGCTGTATGCCTGCTGTACATGCAGTTATAAACCTAACCACaccaaaatgtaatcaaataacTGCAGCGAACACCCAACATTGTGAAAGGAACTGTAAATCCTTGTGACATTTTAAGCGTAGAATGTGGCACAATGAAAGCACCACTTGATATGGCCATGCCACTTTGTTCaaccattgttgtttttttgtcagaaaCCAAGACGACTTTCAGCTGGTACGGAAGTTGGGGCGGGGAAAATACAGCGAAGTCTTTGAAGCAATCAACATCACAAACAACGAGAAGGTGGTGGTGAAAATACTCAAGGTATGGGCCCTGCATTTTGCTAAACGGCTTTGCCATATGAATGTTACTGCGTGAATCTTgagttgttttttcattttggctgtAGTTATTTTTTACCCAAACATCTGTGTTGCCACTTAAACGACAGTAGAAGCAATTTCAGTTGAGCTGGGTAGCCAGAGGTCCACACTTTGCAGATCACTGCTCCCCTTTCCATGTTCTCTCACTGACACCATGTCATTTAGATGTCACAAAGACGGGTGGCTTGCCTTGAACTCACAGTTCTCCCTGTGTATCTTTTTAGCACTTATTTGGGCAactttcagtttctctgcaaTCAACAAACATGCACTGCATCCTTTGTTACATTATTAAAtgatatttatattgttttagtTTGAGAAGTCAGGTAGCACTTTTTGCTAGCCTTTGTCAACTATAGTCACGTCCTCAATAAAAAATAGTTAGTTACAATCCTATATTTCAATTTGCTTCTTGTGTAATTTctgttggaaaataaataccACCATAGCGTcaataatattgaaaaatatcatATGATGTTTTGGCTGTATCGCTCATAGTCCACACTATGTAGACTACTTTTTATAACCAGAAACTTTAAAACATATCTTTACTGAGTCTTTATACTGTGTGACATTGGTAGTCTGTGGTTACccttaatgttttaatgtgtcaAAATTCTGTCTGTTACAGCcagtgaaaaagaagaaaattaagCGTGAAATTAAGATTCTGGAGAACCTTAGAGGCGGTCCTAATATCATCTCCCTCTTAGACATTGTCAAAGACCCTGTGGTGAGCATGGAGGCTGATgcattgaaaataatgaaaagctTTGCAAAATATATGCTGCTTCCAACTGatcaattttatattatttcccCCTTTTCCAGTCTCGAACACCTGCTTTGGTTTTTGAACATGTTAACAACACAGATTTCAAGGTAAGATCATTCTCGAAGCACTAAAAATATTAAGCATGCATTTTATCCCAAGTGTGGAAAACCTCAACAGAGTGGTTGAGGCATCTGGAGATATGTTAATTCCTGGAACACAGGTTGTATCTTCACATTTTAAGAACATGTGGTTTTGGGATGTGCTCGATTTGACAGAGTTCATCCCTTTTTGGGTTTGgacttttatttgtgtattttatttttgttcaaccAGTGGGTATGACAAATAACTTTTCCAAACTGGTCTGAATGGTAAATAGTCACTTTTATTGACGTGTTTattaaaggttttttaaaaatctttctgTTCTTGATCAACAGCAATTGTACCAGACCTTAACTGACTATGACATAAGATTCTACATGTACGAGATTCTTAAGGTGAGGTTAATTCCCCTTGTGGTATAATAATCATCCTTTCCTTAACtacaggaagaaaaagaaacgcACATTATTGTTTAGTTGAGTGTTCATTTTCTGTACATTGAGATTTTTCTCAAATCTGTAACCTGGCTTACTTTGTAAACTCCTTGTACAAAATGGTTGCCGTGGATCTGTGTTGTGCATACCAGTCTAGAGCCCTCCAGTTCTTGGCATGCAGGTTGCTGTTTGGTGTGTTTGGAGGAATATCAAAGCAGGTGCAATGTCTTCGGTACCAGAGTGTGTCCCATCCTCTGGTCCTATCCTCAATCGCTGGTACAGAATACACAAAAACTAACAGAACATCAACCCTCAGAGCCTGGCAGCCTACGGGGtgtacaaatattatttttaaaactaatgtCAGTTATACATTTGTCACCAAAGGTTTGAGTGAAAATGGTCTGAAAGAATCCCATTAAATGAACAGATGAGATGCTGTGTTTATTTTCGATTAGTCGGGGGAAGAGCATTTAGCAGTTCCGCATTTCATCTTTGGAATTCAATGCCAAGCCACCTCACAGATGTGGTTCAATTTGCTATTTATAGTCAGGTCTCTTCTTGTGTCAGGTCTCTTCCCTTCTTTTGGCTCATTCTTGATTTAGCCTAAGTGCTTATGAAGTACGCTAGGATGCGTGCATGAGTGCTACGTAAGAACTTCTGGCGTTGTCTGTTACTGTATTACTTGATTATTTTGGGCCGTCTTTTCTGTGGACTTGTTGGACTCGTTGTTGAGGTGCACCCTGGACCTTGTAGTTCTGTTGGTTTAATAAGTGCCATTTGGGCTGTTCCACCTCCAGGCTCTGGATTACTGCCACAGCATGGGTATCATGCACAGGGACGTGAAGCCGCACAATGTGATGATCGATCACGAGCACAGAAAGGTAAAGGGTCCTTCTACCCCCCCAGCTCTGGGgctgctgccattttgtaaGATCCAGTGCCCGTTAAAGTATTAATTACATGAGTGATCTTGCCACTGGCTTTCGAAGCTGGTTATTGAGAGAGAATGGCaagtatatattttgtattttttcctttcttttgctGGAACTAGGGTGGCCCACAAGGATGATCACACTCAAAAGCGAAAGAATCATGTTCCAAATCCATTTACAATGCAAATTTTAAAATCCATGCAAGTTTGTGCTTTTGCTTTTGAAGTTCAATTGTCCCTGTGGGCCACCGTATGCAATActgtttaaatattgaaaattttTGACATTGTGTTTAATCATTATAAAATTGGTTATCTTTCAAGATGtggatgttttatttcattctcaATCTAGTTTCATTCTAAAtcctataaaatgttttttttgttgttttaaaaagctaaacaaaGCTATATTGTTACACTAATGAAATGCGTATTGCTTACTACAGGCCAGGATTCAGTAAACATTTTTCCTAAATAGTattgaaaaaatgcatgcaattgTTATCCTTTGCACATACAATTTGGCAAGTTAATTCTGTAAATCACCAAACTCTCCAAACTGTTGATTAAGAAAATGATTGAGTGTAGTGAATATTCTTTGTTCTTTGCACAAAGGCTTAAACAGGCTTTGTATTGAGTTTGACGAAGAGGTTGGTGTCCAGCATATGTGAGGGATTTTTATTGTAGCCACGGAGGGACATTAAAAGAACCCGTCAAGCAATGTTCCTAGTCTTTCATCAAAGTATTTTAACCCTGGGGAAAGAGCAGTCACTGGTAGCCGCTGTGTTCCCGGTGGCTGCTGTGCTCCCGGTGGCTGTGTAATGCATTGCCTCTGTTGTGTTTGTAGCTGCGGCTCATTGACTGGGGTCTGGCAGAGTTCTACCACCCAGGCCAGGAGTACAATGTCAGGGTGGCCTCTCGTTACTTCAAAGGGCCTGAGCTGCTGGTCGACTATCAGGTACGTCTTCGTGACCTTGGTTCCTTGCTGTTAGAATGGCAGGGATGTCTCCAGGGCTTTTGCGGATAGACTACCATGTCTCTCGGGCCATTGTTCATGGGATGTCAGTCATGAGTCTAGAATCTAAGCTTACAGAGCCAGGTATTCATGTATGTGTAGGTCTTGTAGGTATATTATCAGGAATGTCTCCATGCCCTTGCATATTCATTGTCATGTCTTCAGTGCCTTGTTAGTTTGGTTATAACTTGGTATGTTCCTAGGGTCTATGGTGGTAAATTCAAACGTGTACACCTTTGGCTCTTTTTTTCAAGGGAAACCAACCCCACATTATGATCTGTCAAATGACccaaatgtttaatttctttgcAGATGTATGACTACAGCCTTGACATGTGGAGTCTGGGCTGCATGCTGGCCAGCATGATCTTCAGGAAGGAGCCATTCTTTCATGGTCATGACAACTATGACCAGGTAGGCTGCCTCCACTACCAGCCACTTTGCCTTCCATAACAGTgtggagaggtttttttttttgttcagtttgcaTTATCCATGGCTGATACCATGCCAACAGTGATTCCTCATAGACGCAAAGGCAAAAATAAGGCAATACGAAACCAAAACCTCGAAACATTCTTGAggtgttttaaaatgcttaatttTGTTGACACATTGTGGCCACATTTGTCCAGCTTTAATTTTTGTGCCCTTGGAAACTGAATAAACAGAATATTCTACTTTGGGATCGGATTGAAGTTGACATTTTCAAGGACATTTTGGCCATTTTTGTGTTGTCTTAATGAGTTTGTCATAATTAATGAAGGCTGATACAGTGTAGGTACAGGTGTTATGTGGCTTTGAATTCCACGGAGTGGAACTTCAACagacaaatgaatgaatttggCGTTGTGGGCAACCTGGGGACCCAGGAGAAACTGGTGGAGCTCAGTGAGCGTAACGGCTCTCCCTTTCCCTTCCCCAGCTCGTGAGAATAGCCAAAGTCCTGGGAACTGAAGATCTCTACGATTACATCGACAAGTACAACATCGAGCTGGAGCCTCGCTTCAACGACATCCTGGGAAGGTGAGCGCTCAgtattcaaacacattttaatatgattTCTTGGGAATTGTTTAATTAGAAAT is a window of Anguilla anguilla isolate fAngAng1 chromosome 13, fAngAng1.pri, whole genome shotgun sequence DNA encoding:
- the LOC118211362 gene encoding casein kinase II subunit alpha is translated as MSGPVPSRARVYTEVNTHRPREYWDYESHVVEWGNQDDFQLVRKLGRGKYSEVFEAINITNNEKVVVKILKPVKKKKIKREIKILENLRGGPNIISLLDIVKDPVSRTPALVFEHVNNTDFKQLYQTLTDYDIRFYMYEILKALDYCHSMGIMHRDVKPHNVMIDHEHRKLRLIDWGLAEFYHPGQEYNVRVASRYFKGPELLVDYQMYDYSLDMWSLGCMLASMIFRKEPFFHGHDNYDQLVRIAKVLGTEDLYDYIDKYNIELEPRFNDILGRHSRKRWERFVHSENQHLISPEALDFLDKLLRYDHQARLTAREAMEHPYFYPIVKDQTRLGGSASLPSGNTPVSTANMITGIAALPAATTLGPLAGSPVIAAASALGAAVPAVAGAQQ